A window of Tursiops truncatus isolate mTurTru1 chromosome 8, mTurTru1.mat.Y, whole genome shotgun sequence contains these coding sequences:
- the LOC101328752 gene encoding LOW QUALITY PROTEIN: olfactory receptor 9I1-like (The sequence of the model RefSeq protein was modified relative to this genomic sequence to represent the inferred CDS: inserted 3 bases in 2 codons), translated as MFILIQMDTQLHTPVYFCPSHLALPDACFTSAITLQVPATLTTSKTVISCGSXFFFLTICAGTECYLLAVMAYDRFAAISNPLLYNVAITRGICRGFLAGPXVCGVSGAILHTMRIFTLSSCDDSQINFFFCDLPPLLKLACSNMTQSEIVILFFAKLMFLANVVITLVSYMLIIRTILRVKSAGGRAKTFSTCTSVALFFGTLAFTYQRSNSDKSPEKDKTVSVFYTVVIPMLNLLIYSLRNKDHFHLRLLDEAVWKNVTGRTWLFTSFSHSPSVPGPTALGLLNGSLSVTVHSAVMPGFEDLLLALRPAAYASNSLVSTNLGDEKAEFVFHKMYRDKMLHYTQKVRFTTKAQEEVCFTKEGEMLATFDIQNIYILPDQREQTLTVGHSDLRLPPGKELLINDSAII; from the exons ATGTTTATTCTAATCCAAATGGACACTCAACTCCACACCCCAGTGTACTTCTGCCCGAGCCATCTTGCCCTGCCAGATGCCTGCTTTACCTCGGCCATCACCCTTCAGGTCCCAGCCACACTGACCACGAGCAAGACGGTCATCTCCTGTGGCTC GTTCTTTTTCCTCACCATCTGTGCAGGCACAGAGTGTTACCTGCTGGCAGTAATGGCCTATGACCGCTTTGCTGCCATTAGCAACCCATTGCTCTATAACGTAGCAATTACTCGGGGCATCTGTAGGGGCTTTTTGGCCGGGC CTGTCTGTGGGGTATCGGGGGCCATCCTGCATACCATGCGCATCTTTACCCTCTCCTCCTGTGATGACAGTCAGATCAACTTCTTCTTCTGCGATCTCCCACCACTGCTGAAGCTTGCCTGCAGCAACATGACACAAAGTGAGATTGTCATCCTCTTTTTTGCCAAGCTCATGTTCCTGGCCAATGTCGTGATCACTCTGGTCTCCTACATGCTCATCATCAGAACAATCCTGAGAGTGAAGTCTGCTGGTGGGAGAGCCAAGACCTTCTCCACCTGCACCTCTGTTGCTCTCTTCTTCGGGACACTTGCCTTCACGTACCAGAGAAGTAACTCAGACAAATCCCCAGAGAAGGACAAGACTGTGTCTGTCTTTTACACTGTGGTCATCCCCATGCTGAACCTTTTGATCTACAGTTTGAGGAACAAAGAC CACTTCCACCTCAGGCTCCTGGACGAGGCCGTTTGGAAGAATGTGACCGGGAGGACGTGGCTCTTCACCTCCTTCTCCCACAGTCCCTCGGTGCCAGGCCCCACGGCTCTGGGCTTGCTGAACGGCAGCTTGAGCGTGACCGTACACTCAGCAGTGATGCCCGGCTTTGAGGATTTACTGTTGGCGCTGCGCCCAGCCGCCTACGCAAGCAACAGTCTG GTTAGCACAAACTTGGGAGATGAGAAAGCAGAGTTCGTTTTTCATAAAATGTACAGAGATAAG aTGCTCCATTACACCCAAAAGGTTCGCTTCACCACCAAAGCCCAGGAAGAGGTTTGCTTCACTAAAGAGGGGGAGATGCTGGCAACGTTTGACATTCAAAACATCTacatcctcccagaccagagagAACAGACCCTGACTGTTGGACATTCTGACTTGAGGTTACCTCCTGGAAAAGAGCTGCTGATAAATGACAGTGCTATTATCTGA
- the LOC101328459 gene encoding LOW QUALITY PROTEIN: olfactory receptor 9I1-like (The sequence of the model RefSeq protein was modified relative to this genomic sequence to represent the inferred CDS: inserted 2 bases in 2 codons), which yields MPEKNQPGVRFLKNNLCTFAQKYKPNFYQRENISLSILGFFFFHFILSLSSTVYVKSVAKNNFTIVTEFILMGFTGSLKLEIPLCLVFLSLYLVTLLGNIGMMILIQEDVQLHXPTYFLLSHLSLLDICYTSAISPQILATLATGKTVISYGQCASQFFFFTICAGTECFLLAVMAYDRYVAIGNPLLYTVVMHPRICRSLVLGAYVYGVARSILRTMCAFTLSFCDNNQINFFFXKLACSDTTNTETVVVFFGNFVILANALVILISYLLSIKTVLRVNSSGGRVKAFSTCSSHLTAVTVFFGTLIFMYLQSGSGKSLEEDKVVSVFYSVVIPMLSPVIYSLRNKNVKAAFRKVTGRFQVSQSV from the exons ATGCCAGAGAAGAATCAGCCAGGTGTAAGATTTCTCAAAAACAATCTCTGTACATTTGCCCAGAAATATAAACCTAACTTCTACCAGAGAGAAAACATCAGTCTTTcaattctgggattttttttttttcatttcattctcagcCTCAGCTCAACAGTCTATGTGAAATCCGTGGCCAAGAATAATTTCACCATAGTAACTGAGTTCATCCTTATGGGCTTCACTGGCTCCCTTAAGCTGGAGATTCCCCTCTGCCTGGTGTTTCTGAGTCTCTATCTAGTCACCCTTCTGGGGAATATAGGGATGATGATTCTGATCCAAGAGGATGTCCAACTCC ACCCAACGTACTTCCTTCTGAGTCACCTCTCCCTGCTAGACATCTGCTACACCTCGGCCATCAGCCCTCAGATCCTGGCCACACTCGCCACAGGCAAGACAGTCATCTCCTATGGCCAGTGTGCTTCCCAGTTCTTTTTCTTCACCATTTGTGCAGGCACAGAGTGTTTCCTGCTGGCTGTGATGGCCTATGATCGCTATGTGGCTATTGGCAACCCACTGCTCTACACTGTGGTCATGCATCCCAGGATCTGCCGGAGTCTAGTGCTGGGAGCCTATGTCTATGGGGTAGCAAGGTCCATCCTGCGTACCATGTGTGCTTTCACCCTCTCCTTCTGTGATAACAATCAGATCAACTTCTTCT TGAAGCTTGCCTGCAGTGACACAACAAACACTGAGACTGTCGTTGTCTTCTTTGGCAACTTTGTGATTTTGGCCAATGCCTTGGTCATCCTGATTTCCTATCTGCTTAGCATCAAGACCGTTTTGAGGGTGAACTCTTCAGGTGGCAGGGTTAAGGCTTTCTCCACATGCTCCTCCCACCTCACTGCTGTGACCGTTTTCTTTGGGACCCTCATCTTCATGTATCTGCAGAGCGGTTCAGGCAAATCCCTCGAGGAAGACAAGGTAGTGTCTGTCTTCTACAGTGTGGTCATCCCCATGCTGAGCCCTGTGATATACAGCCTGAGAAATAAGAATGTGAAAGCGGCCTTCAGAAAGGTCACTGGTAGATTCCAAGTGTCACAGAGTGTGTAG